Sequence from the Vanacampus margaritifer isolate UIUO_Vmar chromosome 18, RoL_Vmar_1.0, whole genome shotgun sequence genome:
caactcaaaatcagtcacattcaaaaacattggactgcctttgcttttaaaaactatcactgagaatatcatcatatctaactaatgtgattactaagttaacacataaataatgttgaatagttcaaatttcatgaacaaataattgtatcttgaccaaatgaaaagtaactcatattagagcataccacaaatgtctttgttatagcagaagatgttatctgtcggagtcatgtgcatacacaatgaactacaaaaaaaaaaaaaaaatcgaatttttttttttggggggagataaaaaaaaagcggaattccgcgaattagcggaaaaatcacatccctgtatatattCTCAGTTATAGTATTTACTAGATGCCAGAAAGAACAAGTACACAGCTGTAAAACCTTTTCTGCTggaatgcggaagaaggtctaatctgttcAAAATGGTTTCTACTCTTCTACTGTCTTGGTAGGTTGGCTCAGCCTAGCCCGTGTGCAAATTTGTGATCTGATGGTCTCAACTGGTTTCAACCAGAAAAGTGTGCCAGAGTGCAAATAGACGGCTTTGCTCAAGTCACCTGCCCAATTattaagaggcctaatctaaACACTGGACCAAGAATTGACACCTCTGTGCCAGATGCGTTTTGGCAGAGCGTTTTACAAACCGGAAACGTCATGATTCGACTGCTATTGCATGCGCTTTTGACTTGCGAAAATGGTTGACAAGAagccgattattattattatagcccTGTGGCCTGCCACGCTTAGGTCATTCTGTTCTTTAGCATTTTAGGCTAGTTGTGATTGCTCAAGATTGCTGGTActgtgcggggggggggggggggggttgagaatGCTAGAACCGAAGAGGCCTTTCATGTGACAGGCATAAGGTGCCAAGACTTGACAACTAAAAAaaaggctcatcactctatgtAAAGCTTTCACTAATTCCAGACCGCACTTTCCACTAAATATCAAAAAGATCACAAAATTACCACAAGTGGGGGCTTCATCACACAACACAAGGATGACACAAACAAGTCACAGCTACACTTGACACCACAGAGCACCCACGACAACTACATGCATAAGAGAAGATACACAAGGTGTTTACAAAGAGTTTACAAACTAGTCGTGTTTGCGGTGACGGGACTTGTGATTGGTCGATCAACCTCACTCCCTTCCTCCTTCTGCTCCTCCCCTCCGAGTGTCGGCCTACTCTTCCTTCCGCTCGGGCTGCTCAACGTCAGCTCTCTCGGCACTAGCAGACGGTGTGGATGTGGTGCCGGTGGTGCCGGTGGCTGATGGAGCTAGCGGTGCGGTGCGTGCAGGGCAGGAACGTCTAGAAGCTCATCTAGATGGTTCTGAAAAGGACCTGGCAGCTCCCTCGCTCCTCAAAAGGTGTTGTCACCTCTAACTTTGGTTCAGCTTCCTTGGGAATGGTTTGGTCCAGAGTGTAAGGTGCATGCTTATTGTCACTTGCTCTACTTTTTGGGTGGCTTTTGGCTAAACTGACTCCACAGACGGtggaagctttaaaaaaaaaaaaaaaaaaaaaaaggaaatctttTTCCTGGATGATTTTTATCAGATTTTATCGATTGActgttttgttgatttttttgctccattttatttattgttatgtgTATCTAACTGTGTAAACATGATTCTTAATCACTTGTGCTTTCAAAACTGAGTCTCCATTTGGCTTGGATGACTGGAATTCTAAATTTAATAGATGAACTCTCCAAGGAGTAAAAATCCTGAACttgcatattttgtatttgacCTCTCTGGGTTCTGTGCTTCTTATTGctacatgctttaaaaaaacaacaaaaaaaacgttcctATTTTCTCGTTGGCTGAGCGAGGGTTCTATCGGTACCAACGACCTAATACTGCCATCTTTAAAAGTGAGGGTCATTGGTGTCGCTACCGGTGTTCAATGTTTCTTCATCTTGAGATGGTGCAGAGGGGCAATTTGAGTTATAAGAGAAAGTGCAAACAAAATCCTCAAAAGTGTCCAAAAGTTTGTCCAAAGGACCAACGGAATTCATGAAATAATCTGTGAGATAATTTGAGCAATTTGCATAGTTTTCAATATCTAAACTTGAACCTGAAGATATATCAAAATCATCTATAGTGCTTGGACAGTCAGAAAGACTATCAGTAGTTTTATCAGGTGACACGTTTAGTCCCGTTTTAAATGTAGTGAATTTGGTGTTGGCGGTTGTGTCTCTGCCAGCAGTGTTTGATATTTCTAGCTGGACAGTAGTCGCCTGCACAGGGACCTGAGGGATACACACGGGGTCTTGATAACTGTTGTCTACCTCCGTGTCCCTGACCCTGTACCTGCCCGCTGAGTAGGAATGCTCACCAATTTGAAAAAACTGGAGCCTCTCCTCCACCATGTCCCTCTTGCTCATGTCAATCGCACCACTGCGCGTCATCTCAAACATCTTCCCTTCGTGGAACAGGAAGGGGTTGGGCTCGCTCGTCGGTGTGCTATCGTCTGTCGGCGTGCGGGCGGGGGTGCTGTCGGGCGTGGTGGCCTGAGATTGCTCGTCGACTGCCAGTCCAAAAGGCTTTGGCTCGCCGTTGCTGGCCTGCGTTCCTCCCATGTCGACGATATCTTCTTCAGCACCTTTACTGGGCCAGGGGTCAAAGTCCAAGCCTTTAGTCGCAACAGTCTTAAAAGGAGAGTTAAACTCTTCTTCTAACTTATAGCTAAAGTATGTATCTGAAAAGCCTTCTTTAGCTGGGAGTTTCTGTCCATTCGTTTCAACACCGTCTTTTTGAGCGTCATTAGAGTTCCTACCATCCAATGGTATGTCTTTCTGGTCCTTCAGACATTCCTCtggaattttttcttcttcaataaCTTCTAGTTTAGTTTGAGGAAAAGAGCGGTCTAAGGGCCTGAAAGTGTCAGTCGCCCAGACATCTCGCCTGCTGTCCAGAGGGCCTAACGACTTTAAGTCAGCTTGTTCATACAGACCATCATCCTCATCTTGGAGGTCATACCCATCTAGGGAGTCTATCTCGGTTGCATCAGTGTCATGAGAAAATTCAGCTGTTGTGGCTAATGAACAGTCTGTTATGGACTGGTCGTTTCCGTTTTGTTCACATTCATAGTCCTCTCCCTTACCGTTGGACCCATTGGTTCCAACAAGAGGTTCGTtgtcatttccatttttgtcatgttttttcacCTTGACCTGATTTTCTTTCTCCCTTTTCGTTTGGTTATCCTCTTCCCGAGGAGCTTTGAAAGTGAATTTTTTAGAGGGAATCGGTTGAAAGATTGACTCTTCATCATTGTCGTCCTCACCATTGGACTGACTATTATCCACCTCAGGTAGCACTGGCGAAGGGGGCTGGATACGTATTATTGGTTCAATCAGCAGCTTCTGGTGTTCTTCCTTTAAATTCACCTCCATCATTTCCGTCTCCGTTTCCGACGAAGCGCAGGAACCTTTCTTGTCTGGATCAGATGTTTCTGAGAGGTCCAAAGGAGGTGGTGGAGGAAATTCAATGTATGCGACGCCTTTGTCTTTGGAGGCTTCCTGCCCCGTTTTTTCGTCATACCCATTGACTGTGCTTTTTTGCAGAATGGAACTATTCTCTAATCTCTGATAATTATCAGTCATTATCATTTCCTGCATGTTAGCATTAACGAGGTCTGCTTTAGCAGCATGGATGCTAGTTTTGATTTCAGTTAAGGTCTCTTTAAAAGAAATGATGGCTCCTCCTCGGTCATCTTCTAATTCCTCAGATACTTCCATGATTGGGCTGGGCTTATCTGGCACCAACCCCATGAAGCCATCAGGGGTTTTTGCGGTAAGGTCATAGCTGACCTCCTCGGAGCTGGGGGTCTCTGGTGTAAGGGGGCTTTTCCCTGAGCTATCTATGAAGGAGATCTGTTCTAGGGTGTCATCATCTGGGCTGAGGGGTCCAAGTCCAGAAACAGACTTCTGTTTGACAGCATGTAGTGCCCCTTTAGCCTCCCTTTCAGCCTGGCGGCCAACCTGTAGGCTAACGTAAACAGGTAAAGTTTTAATGCCTTTGAAATGTTCGTTGGTTGCTGCGGCAGCGGGAGGTGTTGTGACTTTTTCCAGAATGTCTCTGGAACTAAGTAAGTTATTAGAATTTGAATCTTTAGGGGCGTTATCAAGGAGCTCAAacgaaacattttcatttgttttggtgGCTGTTGCTTCAAAGCTTTTACTTTTACATAACGTTGGAATCTGTGAGGGTTTTGTTACTGAACGTTTCTTAGGCAGGTCATTTTCATTATAACTGGATGTGGTTCTTACAGGAATCTGAGATTCTGACTTTTTCCTtaagtttttattaattaagtCATCGCTATCGATTCTTGAAACCTCAGTTAAGACATTTTTTGTGACATGATGTTTGTCAGCATTGCTATCTTTCTCTGAAAATGTTCTTTGCAGTGACAAATTTGGGATGTTTCTATTTGAAAATAGTTTTGGGGACTTGGGTGACGTCAAAGCCACTTTGGTGTCATCTctgtcatcattattattttggggCCTCTCCTCCTGTGAGGTTTCagtaacttttgtttttctatcAGCAAAAAACTGGTAAATTGGGAGTTTGCTCTCCTGTAATTTCTTTACAGAAGGTTTCGGCTGAACTGGAGGGGGTGTTTTGCTTGGCCTAGACTGGGATTGTTTCTGAACCTCGGAttcaaacttcattctcacagaAGTGACTTTGGATGCTGATTTTATGTGGGAAGGAGAGGAGGGCTCAGACTCACAGGTCTTAGGTTGTTGGATTTTCTGAGGACTGCCTGGCAAGCTAGAGCTTTTCTTTTCAGCAGGTAAAACGCTACCAAATGTTTGACTAACGGAAGGCTCCCTGAGTTTGGTTTTATTAAATGCCTCGTCCCCTGTCTTAGTTTTCTGAGGGCTGCTGCATGCTGAGCTTGGCCAGGACCTCGGTTCTTTGAGTTCTCGTCGGACGGGCTTTCTCTCGGGTGACTGAAGCTCATCGTTGAGCTTTTCTGTTTTATCACGGAAGAACTGGGAAACCTCACAGAGTTTTTCTTCCGCTTCTTTTACACTTTGATCCACCCTGTCCTCATAAAGGAGCTTATCCCTGCTCCTGTCATGTTTATCCTCAGTAAATCTCATCCAGACTGCATGTTTGGGGCTACCTTGTTCAGTTGAATAATGGAGCACTGTAACTTTATCAAACTGTGGTGATTCATCCCTCTGCAAAAATGTTCCCGCTTTCGGGGACCCATCTTTTGAGGACTTAGATACAAACTCCCTTTTGGGGCTATCTTGCTGCTCAGATGTTAGGTTCCTGTCAGTCTTCATTGCAGAATCTTCTGTGGCGGAATGACGTGTCGACGATGTGTCTAGTTTCTCGGAGAGGAGCATTTTTTCAGCAAACCTGTAGGACTCGCCTCTGATTTCAGAGAACTCATCATCACAGTATTCTATGGAATGCTGGCTCAGCAGTTTTAGGGCTTTATAGGAATCATCAGCTATCAGTTGAGCAGAGCTTGGCCGACTGTCCTCCTCCTGTGAAACAGGTGTGTTAACGCGAGATGTTTCCAAGAAAGTGGGGAGGTATTCTTCAGCAATCAGTTCCTCTTCTTCCTGCTGGCTCTCATCATAATCAAGCATTTCCTTAATGGGCCGCTCCCCTTTATAAACATAAAGCTCAGGGTGTTTCTTAGTTTCCCTGATATAAACCTCAGTCGGCTCTGCTGTGCTGTGGCCTTTCTCAATATGAACCTCAATTATCCGTTCTACTTTGGGTTTGGATTTAACGTCCCTGTCGAGAAATCTTGGCGACAGCTCGTCGCCTTTCACTGAGTCCTGGTtagctttgtgttcaaatagGTCTGCCAGTTCTTTGGATGGGTCCCGGCCAGACTGGAAGGCTTTCATGAGGTCTCGCACTGACATGGTTTCCTCAATACCCTCTGCTGTATCAGTGAGCTGAGGCTTATGATAGACCATTCTGGTTGTAGTGGTAATATGAGTTTCCTCTTTAAGACACATGCTCATTGAATCCTCCTCTGGAATCGTCATTTGGGTGGAGGCGACTGAGCTTCCTGAAGCTGCACCTGACTCAGCAGAAGGAAGAGCAGAAGCAGTCTCTTCCACTAGGAGAGGCGCATCTGAGAGGCTCTGAACATAGGCCTCCTCTAACATGGTCTCGGAAACACTAGGAGGGATGGGAGTGTCAGTAAATAAAGGCTTGGGTTCTGTGCTTTCTGCACTCTGGGGAGCAGAAGGTGTCTTTTCACTCCTAGTCTCAAAGCCGCTGTCAGACAGCGGACTCTTATCCTGCTCATGAGACAGCTCCTCTGGGGACTCGAGAATGGTGTCACCCCCCTGATAAGACTCCGCAAGTTTGCTTAGGTCCTTCTCGGATGGAGACCTGAGCATGCCCGACACCGGCGGTGGCATTTTCAGTTTGTGCTCCTGTATTGTCATAGATGGCTTCAGAATACGTTTTTGTTTCTCTTCCCCTTCACCTTTTGCCTCCTCATACCTGCTTTTCAATTCTGCCATTTTGGAGAGGGAGCTAGCCCCAATATCATTAGTTAAATAGTCTACCACTTTAGCCAAATCAAGGTCATTGTTCGATTGGAGCTTAAGCAGATGTGAGCGCTCATCGAAGGTGTTTTGGTCAGAGAGTGCATTTCTTTGGGCCTCCTCAATTTCATCTGTGGAAAATTCCTCCCACCCCTCCGCTACAACATTCTCCTTACTTTCATTCACAATGTCCTTCTGTAATATCTCGCTCACCTTCACTAAATCTTCCTTCACTTTCTCAACAAGTGTGTATGGCTCATCATCCTCTAACTTGGCCTCACGAGGAGTGCTTGTGTGTGATGTCTGGACCCTTTTAGCGGCcgtctgtgtgtctgtctgtaaGATGGCTGTCATTCTCATCAGGTCTTCTTTCATGTCTGCTACATCTTTTAGCATCTCCTGGTTGGAGGCAGTGGCGTGATGAATGATGGGTGGCGTGATGTAGGGGGGCGATTTCAACTGGGAGTTAATTTTGGAGGCCGTAACGCAGGACAACATGGATGAAGAGGGCAAGGTGCGAGGGGAATCAGGAAGTGCCATTTTGAGAGAGCCTGGCCCTGGTTTAACAGCGGTCTCGGACACGACGCTGACCAATGAGTATACAGGTACAGTCATCGTATTTGAGGTAACTGCAGGTACTGAGGAGGCAGCAGCAGATCTCAGAGAACTGTAAGCAGAATTTGCTGAAGCAGATCTAAGGGGGGATGACGGTGATTTAAGCGTGCCATAGCCTGGTGCAGAATAGGAGTCAATGGCTTCATTTATAGCGGCGCTGATGCCAGATGTTGCTGCCTGGGTGGTGGCTTGGATTCTCTCTTGAAGACTTCTCTCTGACGGGTGCCGGGAAGAAGGTGAGGAAGGCGTAGACGAGGATGACACATATTTGACAGGTGAAACGTTCCCGTTCACCATGGACAGTTCAGACGATGCAATGGTTGTCTTCCCTGTCGAGGACGGCGACGACAAGGAGGTTTTCCCTCCTCGTGCTGACAAAGTTGAATCCGAAGAGGTTTTTAAAGAGGACAGGGTGGAGAGGCTTTTAGTAGAGGGAGGATTTGGCGCTGCTGTGTCTATCTTAAAAGGCATACTAGAACTGTAGATGCTGTACGGTTTCTTTGGTGAGATTGGAGCAGCTGTGGACTTATCTGGTGTGTAACCATTGGGAATGGAGTGAATTGGAGAGGTCCTTGACGCGTAGGGTGAAGAGAGACTTTTGATTGAAGCAGCATCTGTGGCAGGTTTATATGGACTTCCGGAGGACACCAAGTTGGCAGAGGCCTGTACAGGATACTGACCCTGCTGGACAACTGTTTTAATGGGTGATGGTATAGCCCTGTAAGACCTGACAGGGGACGAAGGGAGTATGTCGGGGGAAGCCAGGTTGGGTGCTTGCAATGGAGCTCCCATGCTGGCTCTAATTGGAGAAGAACATGCAGGTGATGGGGAGAAGGGCCAGGCAGATTTCAGTGGAGAAGCAGCTGCTGAGCTGGCCGGTGAATCGGCAGCGAGGACGGAGCCGCCCACTCCGCCGAGCCTTGCTTGGCCAGGGACGGTAAGAGGAGCAGTCGACCATGGGGGGTAAGGTCTGGTTGGAAAGACAGGTTTGTGAGGGTGACCAGCAGGCAGTGCTCTTGTGGCTGGTGCGCTTCGCTCAACTGCTGTTTCTTCAGCGGAATGTGGAGAAACAATGATGGAGAAGTAAtgggaaaataaatcaaaaggaTGTGGAGTAgtcaacaaaaatgggaaaagaaaagaagatgcGGAAGAAGAAGAGATCGGGGGGAGAGTTGGTCAGTGAAGCAGTTCTGTTattaaaagaacaacaaataGCAGTTTCATGAAATGCTCACATATTTAAGTATTTATCGACGATGGATTTAATTAAAAGTGTCTTCAGATATTGATCTCAAACACTGacaacaaccacaacaaaaTGGATGATTGAAATTGAAGCCCAAGAAAGcagcaaagtaaaaaacaaagacaatgacACTGAATTGGCAACAGAAACATGGCGGGACAAATGTACCAGGATTACTACAAAAGCAGCTCCGCTTTTTGGACATGAGACATTCTAACACCAGCAAATGGATTCTGCGTCTAATTCCAAACCACTTTAAAAGTGCCTTTTATCTGTTTGGTCCCAACGTTATCCTTAATGACAGGTCAGACAAGCCCTTTGcaatttatttgacaaaatgtgTCCTCCAACACTGACGTTTGGTCCATTTTGTCATGCACAGTCAATAAAAAGATGGTGACAAGCGGAGACTAAAGAAAGAAAACCAGCCAAACTCAAGACCTCTTAACATGCATGGCTGTCCCACACAAAAAATTCCCCACAACACCATAAAGAGCTGAAAAAGTCAGATGGGACAAATGAAAATCAAGCAAATCTTTCTTTGGCCACCCCTGCCGAAAAACCAGAAACATTGGGGCAGTTGGCCAGGCAAAGAAAGATTATGATGTTGctgaattttaaaacaaccaaagcCAAGAATTTATAACAACGTGGGCAAGCACTGCACAGCAGTTCCAAAAccattcatgcaaaaaaaaaaaaaaaagatgtaccaTGTCGTAAACAAGCATGTGGACAGTGCATGTTGTGTCAGGAAGAGAAATGTTCATCAACGCCTCGGACACATGAATCATGATAATCATCACGAgcgaagactttttttttttgttgttgttgttagtgaaaatgacaaaactcACTCAGTGCAGGCTCGGCCAGATAGCTGTAGCGCTTACGTAAGGCTAGCGATGCAAAGGTATGACGTCGCTCGGGCTTTTCAGTCTGCAA
This genomic interval carries:
- the LOC144037977 gene encoding ankyrin-3-like isoform X30; amino-acid sequence: MAHAASQLKKKADENLVAAEEEREKERKRARKRARGDVKKKTDVNACYLRAARAGNLEKALDYLKNGVDINICNQNGLNALHLASKEGHVEVVAELLQQGANVDAATKKGNTALHIASLAGQMEVVKELVTHNANINAQSQNGFTPLYMAAQENHLDVVHYLLENGSSQSIATEDGFTPLAVALQQGHDQVVSLLLENDTKGKVRLPALHIAARKDDTKAAALLLQSDHNADVESKSGFTPLHIAAHYGNINVATLLLNRGAAVDFKARNDITPLHVASKRGNGNMVRLLVERGAKIEARTKDGLTPLHCGARSGHEQVVEMLLSRGAPILSKTKNGLSPLHMATQGDHLNCVQLLLHHDAPVDDVTNDYLTALHVAAHCGHYKVAKVIVDKKANPNAKALNGFTPLHIACKKNRVKVMELLLKHGASIQAVTESGLTPIHVAAFMGHENIVHQLINHGASPNTSNVRGETALHMAARAGQSNVVRYLVQNGARVDAKAKDEQTPLHISSRLGKQDIVQQLLANGASPDTTTNSGYTPLHLAAREGHREVAAALMDQGASLGITTKKGFTPLHVAAKYGKLEVANLLLQKNAAPDAAGKSGLTPLHVAAHYDNQKVALLLLKQGASPHGAAKNGYTPLHIASKKNQLEIATTLLEYGASTNSVTRQGITPLHLASQEGNVDVVTLLLARDASVNTGNKYGLTPLHLAAQEDKVNVAEVLVNHGATLDPETKLGYTPLHVACHYGNVKMVHFLLKNQAKVNTKTKNGYTALHQAAQQGHTHIINLLLHNGASPNELTTNGNSALSIARRLGYISVVDTLKVVTEETLTTQTVTEKHKMNVPETMNEVLDMSDDDGDDAMTGNTDKYLAPQDLRELGDDSLPQEGYMGFSVGARSQSLRSFSSDRSNTLNRSSFTRDSMMIEEMLAPGRDMHLAVAKDCDNDSLRRYSWTPDGMDNVNLVSSPIHSGFLVSFMVDARGGSMRGSRHNGMRIIIPPRKCTAPTRITCRLVKRHKLASPPPMVEGEGLASRLVEVGPAGAHFLGPVIVEIPHFGSMRGQERELILLRSENGETWKEHLYDCKTEELRQLLNGMDEELDSAEELQRKRICRIITKDFPQYFAVVSRIRQETHQMGPEGGTLSSRSVLLVQASFPEGALTKKIKVGLQAQPVPDETVKNILGNRATFSPIVTVEPRRRKFHKPITMTIPVPPLSGEGLSNGYKGDCTPCLRLLCSITGGTSPAQWEDITGTTPLTFVNDCVSFTTNVSARFWLADCHQIPETVGLASQLYRELICVPYMAKFVVFAKMNDPVESRLRCFCMTDDKVDKTLEQQENFEEVARSKDIEVLEGRPIYVDCYGNLAPLTKSGQQLLLNFYAFKENRLPFCVKVRDPSQEPCGRLTFLKECKSTKGLPQTAVCNLNITLPAAKKEMESDAEDETEKPERRHTFASLALRKRYSYLAEPALKTAVERSAPATRALPAGHPHKPVFPTRPYPPWSTAPLTVPGQARLGGVGGSVLAADSPASSAAASPLKSAWPFSPSPACSSPIRASMGAPLQAPNLASPDILPSSPVRSYRAIPSPIKTVVQQGQYPVQASANLVSSGSPYKPATDAASIKSLSSPYASRTSPIHSIPNGYTPDKSTAAPISPKKPYSIYSSSMPFKIDTAAPNPPSTKSLSTLSSLKTSSDSTLSARGGKTSLSSPSSTGKTTIASSELSMVNGNVSPVKYVSSSSTPSSPSSRHPSERSLQERIQATTQAATSGISAAINEAIDSYSAPGYGTLKSPSSPLRSASANSAYSSLRSAAASSVPAVTSNTMTVPVYSLVSVVSETAVKPGPGSLKMALPDSPRTLPSSSMLSCVTASKINSQLKSPPYITPPIIHHATASNQEMLKDVADMKEDLMRMTAILQTDTQTAAKRVQTSHTSTPREAKLEDDEPYTLVEKVKEDLVKVSEILQKDIVNESKENVVAEGWEEFSTDEIEEAQRNALSDQNTFDERSHLLKLQSNNDLDLAKVVDYLTNDIGASSLSKMAELKSRYEEAKGEGEEKQKRILKPSMTIQEHKLKMPPPVSGMLRSPSEKDLSKLAESYQGGDTILESPEELSHEQDKSPLSDSGFETRSEKTPSAPQSAESTEPKPLFTDTPIPPSVSETMLEEAYVQSLSDAPLLVEETASALPSAESGAASGSSVASTQMTIPEEDSMSMCLKEETHITTTTRMVYHKPQLTDTAEGIEETMSVRDLMKAFQSGRDPSKELADLFEHKANQDSVKGDELSPRFLDRDVKSKPKVERIIEVHIEKGHSTAEPTEVYIRETKKHPELYVYKGERPIKEMLDYDESQQEEEELIAEEYLPTFLETSRVNTPVSQEEDSRPSSAQLIADDSYKALKLLSQHSIEYCDDEFSEIRGESYRFAEKMLLSEKLDTSSTRHSATEDSAMKTDRNLTSEQQDSPKREFVSKSSKDGSPKAGTFLQRDESPQFDKVTVLHYSTEQGSPKHAVWMRFTEDKHDRSRDKLLYEDRVDQSVKEAEEKLCEVSQFFRDKTEKLNDELQSPERKPVRRELKEPRSWPSSACSSPQKTKTGDEAFNKTKLREPSVSQTFGSVLPAEKKSSSLPGSPQKIQQPKTCESEPSSPSHIKSASKVTSVRMKFESEVQKQSQSRPSKTPPPVQPKPSVKKLQESKLPIYQFFADRKTKVTETSQEERPQNNNDDRDDTKVALTSPKSPKLFSNRNIPNLSLQRTFSEKDSNADKHHVTKNVLTEVSRIDSDDLINKNLRKKSESQIPVRTTSSYNENDLPKKRSVTKPSQIPTLCKSKSFEATATKTNENVSFELLDNAPKDSNSNNLLSSRDILEKVTTPPAAAATNEHFKGIKTLPVYVSLQVGRQAEREAKGALHAVKQKSVSGLGPLSPDDDTLEQISFIDSSGKSPLTPETPSSEEVSYDLTAKTPDGFMGLVPDKPSPIMEVSEELEDDRGGAIISFKETLTEIKTSIHAAKADLVNANMQEMIMTDNYQRLENSSILQKSTVNGYDEKTGQEASKDKGVAYIEFPPPPPLDLSETSDPDKKGSCASSETETEMMEVNLKEEHQKLLIEPIIRIQPPSPVLPEVDNSQSNGEDDNDEESIFQPIPSKKFTFKAPREEDNQTKREKENQVKVKKHDKNGNDNEPLVGTNGSNGKGEDYECEQNGNDQSITDCSLATTAEFSHDTDATEIDSLDGYDLQDEDDGLYEQADLKSLGPLDSRRDVWATDTFRPLDRSFPQTKLEVIEEEKIPEECLKDQKDIPLDGRNSNDAQKDGVETNGQKLPAKEGFSDTYFSYKLEEEFNSPFKTVATKGLDFDPWPSKGAEEDIVDMGGTQASNGEPKPFGLAVDEQSQATTPDSTPARTPTDDSTPTSEPNPFLFHEGKMFEMTRSGAIDMSKRDMVEERLQFFQIGPQSPCERTDLRMAIVADHLGLSWTELARELEFSVEEINSIRVENPNSLTAQSFMLLKKWVHRDGKNATTDTLTAVLTKINRLDIVTLLEGPIFDYGNISGTRCFADDNAVFPDQSDGYHQIDAELRTSPDLHCAPPIPLRSDDFLRNGGIVDTPSRPSDLPLVREPPLVRVEDTSESPDNDRRAVQRRAMFEGAYAPYERQGGRRQEEEEEEEDEMTQDRLQSLLEDIKLEEEGLEDEEMTEEKVHAILEQVRQAEKDLCSLPGWRGGDAMATAVDEATAELGPNAEEGSPDSLADSLEQPAQSSKNEEDEQGGDRSARRVQWAQNVQCERVFDDDDEEEAEEELAEEESSSEEETTVTTRVFRRRVILKGEEARNVPGESVTEEQFTDSDGNLVTRKVIRKVVRRVVGSEQKDEVGEEGGAVVAVAPSGGARGGKGRRRGKRSRQGHKSGSGNNKQGRKSHS